One stretch of Candidatus Binatus sp. DNA includes these proteins:
- the cmk gene encoding (d)CMP kinase — translation MKRAKPIVAIDGPVGAGKSTVARKLAWALGFAYLNTGAMYRALAIAAREAGVSPGDADVEARLKLVLDSIRIRFDGERILLDDHDVTAAITEPEMSELASQFSAIGAVRARMRDLQREAGAAGGVVMEGRDIGTVIFPDAEFKFFLSADVKVRARRRFEELRAKGAAITLHEVLEQLIERDRRDRDRELAPLKQADDAIAIDTTNFSADDVAAAMKKKIDAIINGGKDLKRA, via the coding sequence ATGAAGAGAGCGAAGCCGATAGTTGCGATTGATGGGCCAGTGGGCGCCGGCAAATCGACGGTCGCGCGCAAGCTCGCTTGGGCGCTCGGGTTCGCATACCTGAACACGGGCGCGATGTATCGAGCATTGGCGATCGCGGCGCGCGAAGCGGGCGTCAGTCCTGGCGATGCGGACGTCGAAGCGCGGCTCAAGCTGGTGCTCGATTCGATTCGCATTCGATTCGACGGCGAGCGGATACTGCTCGATGATCATGATGTCACGGCTGCGATTACTGAACCCGAAATGAGTGAACTGGCGTCGCAGTTCTCGGCGATTGGAGCGGTGCGCGCGCGGATGCGCGATTTGCAGCGCGAAGCGGGTGCGGCGGGCGGCGTGGTGATGGAAGGCCGCGATATCGGCACCGTAATTTTTCCCGATGCCGAGTTCAAATTTTTTCTGAGCGCGGACGTCAAAGTTAGGGCGCGCCGCCGCTTCGAGGAATTGCGCGCGAAAGGTGCGGCGATCACTTTGCATGAAGTGCTCGAGCAATTGATCGAGCGCGATCGGCGCGACCGCGATCGCGAACTCGCGCCGCTCAAGCAGGCGGACGATGCGATCGCGATCGATACGACAAATTTTTCTGCCGATGATGTCGCGGCGGCGATGAAAAAGAAGATTGATGCTATAATCAACGGCGGCAAGGACTTGAAACGAGCCTAG
- a CDS encoding prephenate dehydrogenase/arogenate dehydrogenase family protein, whose protein sequence is MAQLFNQMTVCGVGLIGGSLALIARDAGLVGKVVGLGRSQANLDVALERKMIDIATRDPVEAARGADLIVLAVPILAMRATLEKMIAHTAPDAVVTDVGSVKGFVVRALEPLITGNRALVAAHPVAGKETTGAIAADTSLFRDRRVIITPSAKSTPAAINKIEQLWSETGACVEMMDAATHDELLARASHLPQIVSSVLGAALADERVGDKLAVEYGAGGLRDTTRLAASSWEMWRDIFITNREAIADALRIYGATFAEFQRLVETGDVERLEELFERGRRMRERIR, encoded by the coding sequence GTGGCGCAGCTATTCAATCAAATGACCGTGTGCGGGGTGGGACTCATCGGAGGCTCGCTCGCGCTGATCGCGCGCGACGCCGGACTGGTCGGCAAAGTAGTCGGCCTCGGGCGCTCGCAGGCGAATCTCGACGTCGCGCTCGAACGCAAAATGATCGATATCGCGACGCGCGATCCGGTTGAGGCGGCGCGCGGCGCCGATCTGATCGTGCTGGCGGTGCCGATTCTTGCGATGCGCGCTACGCTCGAAAAAATGATCGCGCACACGGCGCCCGACGCGGTCGTAACGGACGTCGGCAGCGTGAAAGGATTTGTGGTGCGCGCGCTGGAGCCGCTGATCACAGGCAATCGAGCGTTAGTCGCGGCTCATCCGGTGGCCGGCAAGGAAACCACCGGCGCGATCGCGGCCGATACGTCGCTCTTTCGCGATCGGCGCGTGATAATCACGCCGTCGGCGAAGAGCACGCCCGCTGCGATCAACAAGATCGAGCAGCTATGGAGCGAGACCGGCGCGTGCGTCGAGATGATGGATGCGGCGACGCATGACGAGTTGCTCGCGCGCGCGAGTCACTTGCCGCAAATCGTGTCGAGCGTGCTCGGCGCGGCGCTGGCGGACGAACGCGTCGGCGACAAGCTGGCGGTGGAGTACGGCGCGGGCGGACTTCGCGATACGACGCGGCTCGCGGCGTCGTCGTGGGAGATGTGGCGCGACATATTTATTACGAATCGCGAGGCGATCGCCGATGCGCTAAGAATTTACGGCGCGACGTTTGCCGAGTTTCAGCGGCTGGTCGAGACCGGCGACGTCGAACGGCTGGAAGAATTATTCGAGCGCGGACGCAGGATGCGCGAGCGAATCCGATGA
- a CDS encoding HIT domain-containing protein: protein MAPKQRTSSRPEAAAAPEFRLFAPWRFDYVKRSGAPKECIFCFGPLIEAERRKRLVVFDHRDAVVMLNRYPYTNGHLMVAPRRHVASPELLNRGERNLVGDLIAKSVEVMRPLTNASGFNLGANLGRSAGAGFADHLHWHVVPRYEGDANFMTVLASTRVLSQSLEDSFKSLRPLFKNAAADLS from the coding sequence ATGGCGCCGAAGCAGAGGACGAGTAGCCGTCCGGAGGCCGCGGCGGCGCCGGAGTTCCGGCTCTTTGCGCCTTGGCGCTTCGACTACGTGAAGCGCAGCGGCGCACCAAAGGAATGCATCTTCTGTTTCGGCCCGCTGATCGAAGCGGAGCGGCGAAAGCGCCTCGTCGTGTTCGATCATCGCGACGCGGTGGTGATGCTCAATCGCTATCCCTACACCAACGGGCATCTGATGGTCGCGCCGCGCCGCCATGTTGCGTCACCCGAACTGCTGAACCGCGGCGAGCGAAATCTGGTCGGTGATCTGATCGCGAAGTCGGTCGAGGTGATGCGTCCGCTGACCAATGCGTCCGGCTTCAACCTGGGCGCCAACCTGGGTCGCAGCGCCGGCGCCGGATTCGCCGATCACCTGCATTGGCATGTCGTGCCGCGCTACGAAGGCGACGCGAACTTCATGACGGTGCTTGCCTCCACGCGCGTGCTGTCGCAGAGTTTGGAAGACAGCTTTAAGTCATTGCGGCCCCTGTTCAAAAACGCTGCGGCTGACTTATCGTGA
- the mutL gene encoding DNA mismatch repair endonuclease MutL, whose translation MAEHVVHILPEQVASQIAAGEVVERPASAVKELIENSLDAGARAISVEIERGGVALIAVGDDGCGMTREDAILSLRRHATSKIRSAADLTAIRTLGFRGEALASIASVSHLKLQTRRAIDANGVELTADGGNIDDTRECAMAAGTRIEVRELFFNTPARLKFLKTLATEQGAIADAFQRIALANHHVAFVLIADQRKIFELPRAASPLERVRQLFGSKLAGSLLRFELDRPGLRARGLAAASNESFATGRMIFTFVNGRSVRDRILIRAIEQAYQTLIPRGRHPAAVLFVDIRPEDVDVNVHPMKTEVRFRNSGAVFEAVYHAVRDRLADQTDSNAAATSKANQAPGDVAMGLITMSTASEEQAASNEPRESSPSSPHSRSDAPLRLVPDAPRPAAFQRPLSLAYDRDDRPTTANTPATAQIPMYSQLRVIGQIFAGYIALESDDGLILIDQHAAHERVTFERLRAELRDGGVRVQQMLAPVPVELNPARAAQIQNAVGELRAMGFDLEPFGPTTLLLKGAPAVFGPEGGARLLADMIDSLGEAGFRGGKEDAFETWLKQLACHGSVRVGRVLEAAEIHSLLAELDRTEFKTNCPHGRPVHINFGRGQIERMFRR comes from the coding sequence ATGGCGGAGCACGTAGTTCACATATTGCCGGAGCAGGTGGCGAGCCAGATCGCGGCAGGCGAGGTGGTCGAGCGGCCGGCGTCGGCGGTGAAAGAGCTGATCGAGAACTCGCTGGATGCGGGCGCGCGCGCAATCAGCGTCGAGATCGAGCGCGGCGGCGTGGCGCTGATCGCAGTCGGCGACGACGGCTGCGGAATGACGCGCGAGGACGCGATCCTGTCGCTGCGGCGCCACGCGACGTCGAAGATTCGGAGCGCCGCGGACCTCACGGCAATCCGCACGCTGGGATTTCGCGGCGAGGCGCTGGCGTCGATCGCGAGCGTGTCGCATCTGAAGCTGCAGACGCGCCGGGCGATCGATGCTAACGGCGTCGAGCTAACGGCCGACGGCGGCAATATAGATGATACGCGCGAATGCGCGATGGCGGCGGGCACGCGAATCGAGGTGCGCGAGTTGTTTTTCAACACGCCGGCGCGGCTCAAATTTCTGAAGACCCTTGCGACGGAGCAGGGCGCGATCGCCGACGCGTTTCAGCGGATCGCGCTCGCCAATCATCATGTCGCGTTCGTGCTGATAGCCGATCAACGCAAGATTTTCGAGTTGCCGCGGGCGGCGTCGCCGCTCGAGCGCGTGCGCCAGCTATTCGGATCGAAGCTCGCGGGCAGCCTGCTGCGCTTCGAGCTGGATCGTCCGGGACTCCGCGCGCGGGGGCTGGCGGCGGCGAGCAACGAATCGTTCGCGACGGGCCGGATGATTTTCACCTTCGTCAACGGACGCTCGGTCCGCGATCGAATTTTGATTCGCGCGATCGAGCAGGCCTACCAGACGCTGATTCCGCGCGGACGGCATCCGGCGGCCGTGCTGTTCGTGGATATCCGGCCGGAAGACGTCGACGTGAACGTGCATCCGATGAAGACTGAAGTTCGGTTTCGTAATTCCGGCGCGGTGTTCGAGGCCGTTTATCACGCGGTGCGCGATCGATTGGCGGATCAGACCGATTCGAACGCGGCGGCAACATCGAAGGCGAATCAGGCGCCGGGTGACGTCGCGATGGGCTTGATCACGATGTCCACCGCAAGTGAGGAGCAAGCGGCGTCGAATGAACCGCGCGAATCGTCGCCGTCCTCGCCGCATTCGAGATCGGACGCACCGCTACGATTGGTTCCCGACGCGCCGCGGCCGGCTGCGTTTCAGCGTCCGCTCAGCCTCGCTTACGATCGGGACGATCGACCGACGACTGCGAACACGCCGGCGACAGCGCAAATCCCGATGTACTCGCAGCTTCGCGTGATCGGACAAATCTTTGCGGGCTATATCGCGCTTGAATCCGACGACGGGCTGATCCTGATCGATCAGCATGCGGCGCACGAGCGCGTCACGTTCGAGCGATTGCGCGCGGAATTGCGCGACGGCGGAGTGCGCGTGCAGCAAATGCTCGCGCCGGTGCCGGTCGAGCTTAACCCGGCGCGCGCGGCGCAGATTCAGAACGCCGTCGGCGAACTGCGCGCGATGGGCTTCGACCTCGAGCCGTTCGGACCGACGACGCTGTTGCTGAAGGGTGCGCCCGCGGTGTTCGGTCCCGAGGGCGGCGCGCGCTTGCTGGCGGACATGATCGATAGCCTCGGCGAGGCGGGTTTCCGCGGCGGCAAGGAGGACGCATTCGAGACCTGGCTGAAGCAGCTTGCGTGTCACGGCTCGGTGCGCGTCGGGCGCGTGCTCGAAGCGGCCGAAATTCACTCGTTGCTGGCCGAACTGGATCGCACCGAATTCAAAACCAACTGTCCGCACGGGCGGCCGGTGCATATAAATTTCGGGCGCGGACAGATCGAGCGGATGTTTCGCCGATGA
- a CDS encoding integration host factor subunit beta has protein sequence MTKREIIDELLARKQTFTHRESETIVNAMFDAMATSLTRGERIEVRGFGSFAVKQRRARQGRNPKTGELVKVDAKQIPFFRAGKELRIEVNGAEAEDE, from the coding sequence ATGACCAAGCGGGAAATTATCGACGAGTTGCTGGCGCGCAAGCAGACGTTCACGCACCGGGAATCCGAAACGATCGTGAACGCGATGTTCGACGCGATGGCGACTTCGCTGACGCGCGGCGAGCGAATCGAAGTTCGCGGTTTCGGCAGTTTCGCGGTGAAGCAGCGTCGCGCGCGGCAGGGCCGCAATCCGAAAACCGGCGAACTGGTCAAGGTCGACGCCAAGCAGATCCCGTTTTTCCGCGCAGGCAAGGAACTCAGAATCGAAGTAAATGGCGCCGAAGCAGAGGACGAGTAG
- a CDS encoding 30S ribosomal protein S1, which translates to MEKALPEQMSGGENDFEALMEESLKAPRSGDVLVGRVLLITRDSVIIDINYKCEGQVPLAEFLDHEGHPTVKEGDEVDVYFEGTETDNGTVILSHAKAEKFKVWRELDRAFQTETPVEGVVLGKVKGGLKVDIGVPAFLPGSHVDIRPARNLDRYVGQRGRFQILKFNRARGNVVVSRRSVLERERASLKEQTLKVLEEGVILEGTVKNITDYGAFIDLGGIDGLLHITDMAWGRLQHPSEVLKVGDKVKVVVLKYDPERERVSLGMKQIMPDPWTKVAEAYPPGTRIKGKVVSVTDYGAFVEIEKGVEGLIHVSEMSWSKRAVHPSKVVNPNDEVEVQVLGVDEANRRISLGLKQTETNPWEELAEKHPIGSQIKGKVKSITDFGVFVEIEQGIDGLVHISDLSWTKKIRHPSEVVKKGDELEAVVLGIDVENERVSLGVKQLGADPWNTVAERYPLNTRIHGKVSSVADFGVFVEIEEGIEGLIHISQLSNERVDKPSSLYKVDDELEALVVQLDPKERRIGLSIKALKQHEEREEMQAYLKREHEAARFSMEDILNEELKLDRDDSERRSARGRGNPR; encoded by the coding sequence ATGGAGAAAGCGTTGCCTGAGCAAATGAGCGGAGGAGAAAATGACTTTGAGGCGTTGATGGAAGAGAGCCTCAAGGCTCCCCGATCCGGCGATGTGTTGGTCGGACGAGTCCTCTTGATCACCCGCGACAGCGTCATTATCGACATCAATTATAAGTGCGAAGGACAGGTTCCCCTGGCCGAATTTCTTGATCACGAAGGTCATCCGACCGTCAAGGAAGGCGACGAGGTTGACGTGTATTTCGAAGGCACCGAGACCGACAACGGTACGGTGATACTTTCGCACGCGAAGGCCGAGAAGTTCAAAGTCTGGCGCGAACTCGATCGCGCGTTCCAGACCGAGACGCCGGTCGAAGGGGTGGTGCTGGGCAAGGTCAAGGGCGGCCTCAAAGTCGATATCGGCGTGCCGGCGTTCCTGCCGGGCTCGCATGTCGATATTCGTCCCGCGCGCAATCTCGATCGATACGTCGGGCAGCGCGGACGTTTTCAAATCCTGAAATTCAACCGCGCGCGCGGTAACGTGGTGGTCTCGCGGCGGAGCGTGCTCGAGCGCGAGCGCGCGTCGCTGAAGGAGCAGACGCTCAAGGTGCTCGAAGAGGGCGTGATCCTCGAAGGCACCGTAAAGAACATCACGGATTACGGCGCGTTCATCGATCTCGGCGGCATCGACGGCCTGCTGCATATCACGGACATGGCGTGGGGGCGCTTGCAGCATCCGTCGGAAGTGCTGAAGGTCGGCGACAAAGTCAAAGTCGTGGTGCTGAAGTACGATCCGGAGCGCGAGCGCGTGTCGCTCGGCATGAAGCAGATCATGCCCGATCCGTGGACCAAGGTCGCGGAAGCGTATCCGCCGGGCACGCGCATCAAGGGCAAGGTCGTGAGCGTCACGGATTACGGCGCGTTCGTCGAAATCGAGAAGGGCGTCGAAGGATTGATCCACGTTTCGGAAATGAGCTGGAGCAAGCGCGCGGTTCATCCGTCGAAAGTGGTGAATCCGAACGACGAGGTGGAAGTGCAAGTGCTCGGCGTGGACGAAGCGAACCGGCGCATCTCACTCGGGCTCAAGCAGACCGAAACGAATCCGTGGGAAGAACTCGCGGAGAAGCATCCGATCGGCAGCCAGATCAAGGGGAAGGTCAAATCGATCACCGACTTCGGCGTGTTCGTCGAGATTGAACAGGGAATCGACGGCTTGGTGCACATCTCGGATTTGTCGTGGACCAAAAAGATCCGGCATCCGTCGGAAGTGGTGAAGAAGGGCGACGAGCTCGAGGCGGTCGTGCTGGGTATCGACGTCGAGAACGAGCGCGTGAGCCTGGGCGTGAAGCAGCTCGGCGCCGATCCGTGGAACACAGTCGCGGAACGCTATCCGCTCAACACGCGGATTCACGGCAAGGTCAGCTCGGTAGCGGACTTTGGCGTGTTCGTCGAGATCGAGGAAGGAATCGAAGGCCTGATCCACATTTCGCAGCTTAGCAACGAGCGCGTGGACAAGCCGTCGTCGCTCTATAAGGTGGATGACGAACTCGAAGCGCTGGTGGTGCAGCTCGATCCGAAGGAACGGCGTATCGGACTTTCGATCAAGGCGCTCAAGCAGCACGAGGAGCGCGAAGAGATGCAGGCGTACCTGAAGCGCGAGCATGAGGCGGCGCGATTCTCGATGGAAGACATCCTGAACGAGGAGCTCAAGCTCGATCGCGACGATAGCGAACGGCGCTCGGCGCGTGGACGGGGCAATCCCCGGTAA
- a CDS encoding acetyl-CoA carboxylase carboxyltransferase subunit alpha, whose protein sequence is MKGNLNGHKNRRGAKRRAKIEAKDDGAAEVSLSAIERVRLARNPMRPQTLDYVDLLIRDFFEIHGDRRFADDRAIVAGLGYFGRRAVAIVGQQRGRTTTERLKRNFGKPHPEGYRKAARVYELADRFSIPLITFIDTQGGEAGVGAEERGQIEAIAHNLELMARLTVPVIACVIGEGGSGGALALGVANIVLMQENACYSVITPEGCAAILWRAGGEENVAAAASALKISAPDLLEFGIIDEVVSEPQGGAHTAPAEAAHLLGAAITRHLEALIKLKPGELRRDRDRKFAAMGAAYLTRPGIENDRPIG, encoded by the coding sequence TTGAAAGGCAACCTGAACGGACATAAGAATCGCCGCGGCGCGAAGCGGCGCGCCAAAATCGAGGCGAAGGATGATGGCGCTGCGGAAGTCAGCCTCAGCGCGATCGAACGGGTGCGGCTCGCGCGCAATCCGATGCGGCCGCAGACGCTCGATTACGTCGATTTGCTGATTCGCGACTTCTTCGAGATTCACGGCGACCGGCGCTTCGCGGATGACCGCGCGATCGTCGCGGGGCTCGGCTACTTCGGGCGCCGCGCGGTCGCGATCGTCGGACAACAACGCGGACGCACCACGACTGAGCGCTTGAAGCGCAACTTCGGCAAGCCGCATCCCGAGGGCTATCGCAAGGCGGCGCGCGTGTATGAACTTGCCGACCGGTTTTCGATTCCGCTGATCACGTTTATCGACACGCAGGGCGGCGAGGCGGGCGTTGGCGCCGAAGAGCGCGGGCAGATCGAGGCGATCGCGCACAACCTCGAATTGATGGCGCGGCTCACGGTGCCGGTGATCGCGTGCGTGATCGGCGAAGGCGGTTCGGGCGGCGCGCTCGCGCTGGGCGTCGCGAATATCGTGCTGATGCAGGAAAACGCGTGCTACTCGGTAATCACGCCGGAGGGATGCGCGGCGATTTTGTGGCGCGCGGGCGGTGAGGAGAACGTCGCGGCGGCGGCGAGCGCGCTCAAGATTTCAGCGCCCGATCTGCTTGAGTTTGGAATTATCGACGAGGTCGTTTCAGAGCCGCAAGGCGGGGCGCATACCGCGCCCGCCGAAGCGGCGCATCTGCTGGGCGCGGCAATCACGCGCCATCTCGAGGCGCTGATCAAGCTGAAGCCCGGCGAACTGCGGCGCGATCGCGATCGTAAATTCGCCGCGATGGGCGCGGCCTACTTGACGAGGCCCGGAATCGAAAACGACAGGCCGATCGGCTAG
- the hisC gene encoding histidinol-phosphate transaminase — protein sequence MPSVAALAPYEPGKPIEQLQRELGIGEPVKLASNENPIGPSPLAIEAIKAALPELNRYPDGASYALVARIAERHGVAPERVFPASGSVEVINLLAYLFLRPGLNSVYSEHSFAIYPLATAAAGGDHKVTKTIDGFAHDLDAMASAIDANTRLVFLGNPNNPTGTIYRRAEWQRFLKRVPEHVVIVADEAYFEFVRDPEYPDSLQDHDDQRLLITLRTFSKIFGLAGIRVGYAVARPDIIQMLHKVRQPFNVTSLAQVAAIAGMDDSAHIARTLEVNAAGMHYLEAEFRRLGLSFVPSFANFMLVEVGDGRAVYDALLRKGVIVRPMNGYGYPHHVRISVGLPEENRRLIAALSEVIRK from the coding sequence TTGCCCTCGGTTGCCGCGCTCGCGCCGTACGAGCCGGGGAAACCGATCGAACAGTTGCAACGCGAACTCGGAATCGGCGAGCCGGTGAAACTCGCGTCGAATGAAAATCCGATCGGGCCGTCGCCGCTCGCGATCGAAGCAATCAAGGCCGCGCTGCCGGAGCTGAATCGCTATCCCGACGGCGCGAGCTACGCGCTGGTCGCCAGGATTGCCGAGCGTCACGGCGTCGCACCCGAGCGGGTTTTTCCGGCGTCGGGATCGGTCGAGGTGATCAACCTGCTCGCGTATCTGTTTTTGCGGCCGGGGCTCAACTCGGTCTATTCGGAGCATTCGTTTGCGATTTATCCGCTGGCGACGGCGGCGGCAGGCGGCGATCACAAGGTCACGAAAACTATCGATGGATTTGCGCACGATCTCGACGCGATGGCGTCTGCGATCGATGCGAACACGCGGCTCGTCTTCCTCGGCAATCCGAATAATCCGACCGGCACGATCTATCGGCGCGCCGAGTGGCAGCGCTTTCTTAAGCGCGTGCCCGAGCACGTGGTGATTGTGGCCGATGAAGCGTACTTCGAATTCGTGCGCGATCCCGAGTATCCCGATTCTTTGCAGGACCACGACGACCAGCGGCTGCTGATCACGCTCCGCACGTTCTCCAAAATTTTTGGACTCGCGGGAATCCGGGTCGGATACGCGGTCGCGCGCCCGGATATCATCCAGATGCTGCACAAAGTGCGGCAGCCGTTCAACGTGACGTCGCTCGCGCAGGTCGCGGCGATCGCGGGCATGGACGACAGCGCGCATATCGCGCGCACGCTCGAAGTCAACGCCGCCGGGATGCACTATCTCGAAGCGGAGTTCCGGCGGCTTGGGCTGAGTTTCGTTCCGAGTTTTGCGAATTTCATGCTGGTCGAAGTGGGCGATGGGCGTGCGGTTTATGATGCGTTGCTGCGGAAGGGCGTGATCGTGCGCCCGATGAACGGCTACGGCTATCCGCATCATGTGCGGATCAGCGTGGGCCTGCCGGAGGAGAATCGTCGTCTGATCGCGGCGCTATCCGAGGTGATTCGCAAGTAA
- the pheA gene encoding prephenate dehydratase, giving the protein MSSRIRKKAAAEPPSIETLRARIDEINLKILRLLSLRASLATEIGRLKHHDGGVVYQPLRERQVIEKMIAENQGPLGDEHIKQIFVEIISACRALEHVPRVAFLGPEHTYSHEAAVMRFGSSIELAPQPSFASVFNEVENGRADFGVVPVENSTEGSVTLTLDLLIDTPLVIIGEILLPIRHSMLSREGDRALVKKIVSHQQSLAQCRGYLAANFPHCETQPVASNSLAAQLAADDPSLGAIASAAAGEAYGLKTIAANIQDIASNTTRFIVMGTRATDRSGADKTTALFAVADRVGALNEALSLFARNSINISKIESRPLRARPWEYLFFVDLMGHREDPNLARALKALARKALFLKVLGSYPEGRSAAA; this is encoded by the coding sequence ATGTCATCTCGAATACGCAAGAAAGCGGCGGCGGAACCGCCGTCGATCGAAACGCTGCGCGCGCGAATCGATGAAATTAACCTGAAGATCCTGCGGCTGCTGTCGTTGCGCGCGAGTCTCGCGACGGAGATCGGGCGCTTGAAGCATCATGATGGCGGCGTGGTGTACCAGCCGCTGCGCGAACGCCAGGTGATCGAAAAGATGATCGCGGAGAACCAGGGCCCGCTTGGCGACGAGCACATCAAGCAGATTTTCGTCGAGATAATTTCGGCGTGCCGCGCGCTCGAGCACGTGCCGCGGGTGGCGTTCCTCGGACCGGAGCATACGTATTCGCATGAGGCGGCGGTGATGCGCTTCGGCTCGAGCATTGAACTTGCGCCGCAGCCATCGTTTGCGTCGGTGTTCAACGAAGTCGAGAACGGGCGCGCGGACTTTGGCGTGGTGCCGGTGGAAAACTCCACTGAGGGATCAGTTACGCTGACGCTGGATCTCTTGATCGACACGCCGCTGGTGATAATCGGGGAGATCCTGCTGCCGATTCGGCATTCGATGCTGTCGCGCGAGGGCGACCGCGCGCTGGTGAAGAAGATCGTCTCGCATCAGCAATCGCTCGCGCAATGCCGCGGGTATCTGGCGGCGAATTTTCCCCATTGCGAGACCCAGCCGGTCGCGTCGAACTCACTTGCTGCGCAGCTTGCGGCCGACGATCCGTCGCTCGGCGCGATCGCGTCGGCGGCGGCGGGCGAGGCGTACGGCCTCAAGACGATCGCGGCGAATATCCAGGATATAGCGAGCAACACCACGCGCTTCATCGTGATGGGCACTCGCGCGACGGATCGATCGGGCGCGGACAAGACCACGGCGCTGTTCGCGGTGGCGGATCGGGTCGGTGCGCTCAACGAGGCGCTCAGCCTGTTCGCGCGCAATTCGATCAACATCTCGAAGATCGAGTCGCGGCCGCTGCGCGCGCGGCCGTGGGAGTATCTGTTTTTCGTGGACCTGATGGGTCATCGCGAGGATCCGAATCTCGCGCGCGCGCTGAAGGCGCTCGCGCGCAAGGCTCTTTTTTTAAAGGTGCTCGGATCGTATCCTGAAGGCAGGTCTGCCGCCGCGTAG
- the miaA gene encoding tRNA (adenosine(37)-N6)-dimethylallyltransferase MiaA — protein sequence MRTSAGPTSSIAAEAGGAAKLRVGFIVGPTGSGKSAFAMEIAPPLGAEIVNADSRQFYRGMDLGTAKPSEDDRRRVPHHLIDVRDADDPLDVADFAAMAHAAIADVARRGARPIVVGGSGLYLRVLRNGIFKGPAASMDIRRKYAKIADELGVAYLHDHLREIDPEAAARIGVNDLFRITRALEVFELTGETITAHHGRHRFADTEYDALTVGVEVERKRLYESIDARFDAMIAAGLIEEVRRLMEAGQASERSRLSTIGYRQMAAYLRGEIALAEAIALAKRDSRRLAKRQLTWFRAQPEIVWLDARRGSQDALALFENFFGERGEL from the coding sequence ATGAGGACGAGCGCCGGGCCGACGTCGAGTATCGCAGCGGAGGCCGGCGGCGCGGCGAAGCTTCGCGTCGGCTTTATCGTCGGTCCGACCGGATCAGGGAAGTCCGCGTTCGCGATGGAAATTGCGCCGCCCCTCGGCGCGGAGATTGTCAACGCCGACTCGCGGCAGTTTTATCGCGGGATGGATCTCGGCACGGCGAAACCGTCGGAGGACGATCGCCGCCGCGTGCCGCATCATCTTATAGACGTGCGCGACGCGGACGATCCGCTCGACGTCGCGGACTTCGCGGCGATGGCGCACGCGGCGATTGCCGATGTCGCGCGGCGCGGCGCGCGTCCGATCGTGGTCGGCGGCAGCGGGCTTTATCTGCGGGTGCTGCGAAACGGGATTTTCAAGGGACCGGCGGCCTCGATGGATATCCGGCGCAAGTATGCGAAAATCGCGGACGAGCTAGGCGTTGCGTATCTGCACGACCATCTGCGCGAAATCGATCCCGAGGCGGCGGCGCGAATCGGCGTCAACGATCTGTTCCGGATCACGCGCGCGCTCGAAGTTTTCGAATTGACCGGCGAGACGATCACGGCGCATCACGGGCGGCATCGATTTGCCGATACGGAGTACGACGCGCTGACGGTCGGCGTCGAAGTCGAGCGCAAACGACTGTACGAATCGATCGATGCGCGCTTCGACGCGATGATCGCGGCGGGGCTGATCGAGGAAGTGCGGCGACTGATGGAAGCAGGGCAAGCATCGGAGCGATCGCGGCTCAGCACGATCGGCTACCGGCAAATGGCGGCGTATCTGCGCGGCGAGATCGCGCTCGCCGAGGCGATCGCGCTGGCCAAGCGCGATTCGCGCCGGCTCGCGAAGCGGCAGTTGACGTGGTTCCGCGCGCAGCCGGAAATCGTATGGCTTGACGCTCGGCGCGGCAGTCAGGATGCTCTCGCATTATTCGAGAATTTTTTCGGCGAGCGCGGTGAACTTTGA